The Procambarus clarkii isolate CNS0578487 chromosome 39, FALCON_Pclarkii_2.0, whole genome shotgun sequence region GCAGCTTGTGGGTTCCAGCCTGCATGTGGACTCCAGGCAACATGTGGGCTCCAGGAAGCATGTGGACactggcagcatgtgggctccaggcagcatgtgtgCTCAGCAACATATGGGCTCAGCAGCATGAGGGCTTTGGCAGCATGTTGGCtctggcagcatgtgggctcagcTACATGTGGGCtcagcagcatgtgggctccaggcagcatgtgggctctggcagcatgtgggctcaacAGCATGTGGGCTCAACAACAAGTGAACTcaaggcagcatgtgggctctggcagcatgtgggctcaacAGCATGTGGGCTCAACAACAAGTGAACTCAAGGCaacatgtgggctccaggcagcatttGGACTCCAAGAAACATGTGGGCTAAACGCAGCATGTGGGCTCTGGAAGCATGTGGGTTCTAGGCAGCATGTGGACTCTAACAACATGTGGGCtcagcagcatgtgggctctTGCAGCACGTTGGCTCAGCAGGATGTGGGCTCCATGCAGCAAGTCTGCtctggcagcatgtgggctccagacAGCATGTGTGCTCAGCAGCATATTCACTAACCAGCATTTGAGCTCTGGCAGCAAGTTGGCTCTGACACCATGTGGGCTCAGCAGCATGTGGACTCAGCAGCATGTGGACTCCAGGTAGCATGTGGGCACTATCAGCATGTGTGCTCAGCAGCATATGGACTAAGCAGCATGTGGGCTCTGGCAACATGTGGGCTCAGCTGCATGTGGGGCTCAGGCAcaatgtgggctccaggcagcatgtgggctccagacAGCATGTGGGCTACAGGCACTATATGGCAttaggcagcatgtgggctccaggcagaaTTTGGGTTCAGCAGCATCTTAGCtatggcagcatgtgggctccaggcagcaagtgggctccaggcagcatgtgggctccaggccgcatgtgggctccaggcagcatgtggccTCCAGGCTGCAAGTGttctccaggcagcatgtgggcttcaGGCAGCATTTGGGCTTAAGCCAGAATGTGGGCTTCAGGCAGTATGTACGcttcaggcagcatgtgggcttctAGCAGAATTTGGGCAACAGGCAGCCAGTGGGCTCAAGGCCGCATGTGGGCTCTGTCAGCATGTGTGCTTAGCAGCATAGGGGCTAAGCAGTATGTGGGCtctggcagcatgtgggctcagcAGCATGTTGGGGGTCTGGCAGAATGTCCtctccaggcagcatgtgagctccaggcagcatgtgggttCCAGGAAGTATGTGGGCTTAGCAGCATGTGGGCTCTGGCAgtatgtgggctccaggcagtaAGTGGGATCTAGGCAGCATATGTGCTCCAGGCAGcaagtgggctccaggcagcaagtgggctccaggcagcatgtgggctccatcAGGAAGTTGGCTCCTGGCAGCATGTGGTCTCCAGGCAGAATGTGGGGtctaggcagcatgtgggctccatgCAACAAGTGGGCTCCAggtagcatgtgggctccaggcaatATGTGCGCTCTAGACACCTTGTGGGCTCAAGGCAGCAAGTAGGCTTCAGGCAGCAAGGGAGCTCCAGGCAACATGTGGGCTCCCGGTAGCAAGTGGGCTCCAGGCACCTTGTTGGGTCATGGCAGCATGTAGGCTCCAGACAGCATTGGGGCTCAGCAGCATGTAGGCTCCAGACAGCATTGGGGCTCAGCAGCATGAGGGCTCTGGTAGGATGTAGGCTATGGCAGCATATGGGCTCAGT contains the following coding sequences:
- the LOC138372641 gene encoding sperm mitochondrial-associated cysteine-rich protein-like codes for the protein MLPEAHMLLSTHATEPICCHSLHPTRALMLLSPNAVWSLHAAEPQCCLEPTCCHDPTRCLEPTCYREPTCCLELPCCLKPTCCLEPTRCLERTYCLEPTCYLEPTCCMEPTCCLDPTFCLETTCCQEPTS